The Flavobacterium piscisymbiosum genome includes a region encoding these proteins:
- a CDS encoding DUF962 domain-containing protein: MRTLQQWFDEYAVSHQNPKNKAIHYICVPAIYFSIVGLLMSIPSGFIANTLKLNAPIIENWAVVVLIFVLIFYIRLSVSMAFKIAILSAICLVVNYYIGQLVPLWIFSIGVFVIAWIGQFYGHNIEGKKPSFLKDLQFLMIGPAWVVENLFSKKVNQ, translated from the coding sequence ATGAGAACATTACAACAATGGTTTGATGAATATGCCGTAAGTCATCAAAACCCAAAAAACAAGGCAATACATTATATTTGTGTTCCTGCAATTTACTTTTCTATAGTTGGATTATTAATGAGTATTCCGAGTGGTTTTATTGCCAATACATTAAAACTAAATGCGCCTATTATCGAAAATTGGGCTGTTGTAGTGCTCATTTTTGTACTCATTTTTTATATTCGTTTATCGGTTTCAATGGCTTTTAAAATTGCAATTTTATCAGCAATATGTTTGGTTGTAAATTATTATATAGGCCAACTTGTTCCTTTATGGATTTTCTCTATAGGCGTTTTTGTGATCGCCTGGATTGGGCAATTCTACGGACATAATATCGAGGGCAAAAAACCTTCTTTCTTAAAAGATCTTCAGTTCCTGATGATTGGACCGGCCTGGGTGGTAGAGAATTTGTTTTCTAAGAAAGTAAACCAATAA
- a CDS encoding TMEM143 family protein, whose amino-acid sequence MKREHYIPFNKEFLLEQQIVAFSDDQKKVEDFKKLFDIIEHYFHYEAFNLNRNLKQNYALFDPDLSLKERQAFLGKSDFSVFKQTLLKVLDQGNYRRVDQETLDKSFEDSDLIGLNLSIDFNAFKDYELYVRGHHQAKEKVKKYIFWKKEIEIEYYDRVLIYLNYNEKEYLSENKVKLGKMPIDPGTIALKIFKRVPKNDLETIFPNAIPRMSTRDKLFFWVPGIGGGISLLSTTVIPALIGMYAAYQSGETIDLLNSKASLNQGLIALGVLSLYLFRQYSNFVNKKIKYSKILSDSLYFKNLGNNSGAFYSLLNSSEEEVLKETILAYTFLYQSDQPLTAEELDNQIESWFSTKLNTDLDFNVKDALSKLKNIGLGIETNGKWDVIPLDKALITIDELWDNVFEYANSSVNI is encoded by the coding sequence ATGAAGCGAGAACATTATATTCCCTTTAATAAGGAATTCTTACTCGAACAACAAATCGTTGCTTTCTCTGATGATCAAAAAAAGGTCGAAGATTTCAAAAAATTATTTGATATCATCGAGCACTATTTTCATTACGAAGCCTTTAACCTGAACCGAAACCTAAAGCAAAACTACGCTTTATTCGATCCGGATTTAAGCCTCAAAGAACGTCAGGCATTTTTAGGCAAAAGTGATTTTTCTGTTTTCAAACAAACCCTTCTAAAAGTTTTAGATCAGGGCAATTATCGCCGTGTAGATCAGGAAACTTTGGACAAATCCTTTGAAGATTCGGATTTAATTGGCCTGAATCTTTCGATAGATTTTAACGCCTTCAAAGATTACGAATTGTACGTTCGCGGTCACCATCAGGCAAAAGAAAAAGTAAAGAAATATATTTTCTGGAAGAAAGAAATCGAAATCGAATATTACGATCGTGTCCTGATTTACCTTAACTATAACGAGAAAGAATACTTAAGCGAAAACAAAGTCAAATTAGGCAAAATGCCTATAGATCCCGGAACAATCGCTTTAAAAATCTTTAAGCGTGTTCCTAAAAACGATCTCGAAACCATTTTCCCCAATGCTATCCCAAGAATGTCTACCAGAGACAAATTATTCTTTTGGGTTCCGGGAATTGGAGGCGGAATTTCGTTATTAAGTACCACCGTAATTCCGGCCTTAATTGGTATGTATGCAGCGTATCAATCCGGCGAAACGATCGATTTGCTCAACAGCAAAGCTTCGTTAAATCAGGGTTTAATTGCCCTTGGCGTTTTGTCGTTGTATTTATTTCGCCAATACAGCAATTTTGTAAACAAGAAAATCAAATATTCTAAAATACTTTCAGACAGTCTATACTTTAAGAATCTGGGTAACAATAGCGGCGCTTTTTATTCGCTATTAAATTCATCCGAAGAGGAAGTGCTTAAAGAAACCATTCTCGCTTATACTTTTTTATACCAAAGCGACCAACCTTTAACCGCCGAAGAACTCGACAACCAAATAGAATCCTGGTTCTCGACAAAACTCAACACCGATCTTGATTTTAATGTAAAAGATGCTTTATCGAAACTAAAAAACATTGGCCTTGGCATAGAAACCAACGGAAAATGGGACGTGATTCCGCTAGACAAAGCCCTTATTACGATCGATGAATTGTGGGATAATGTTTTTGAGTATGCAAATTCGTCTGTCAATATTTAG
- a CDS encoding DoxX family protein yields MENIQTTKTQNFFRILLGIFMIMAAIGHFTFQRTDFQAQVPNWVPLDKDLVVILSGIVEMAIGLAVVFMTSHKVKIGIFLAIFYVMVFPGNIAQYLNGIDALGMNTDQARLTRLFFQPVLILWALWSSGAIGFFKGLRR; encoded by the coding sequence ATGGAAAATATACAGACTACTAAAACTCAAAATTTCTTTAGAATACTTTTGGGAATTTTTATGATAATGGCCGCCATTGGGCATTTTACTTTTCAGCGTACCGATTTTCAGGCGCAGGTTCCTAATTGGGTTCCGCTTGATAAAGATCTTGTGGTGATACTTTCCGGAATTGTAGAAATGGCTATTGGACTTGCCGTGGTATTTATGACCAGTCACAAAGTAAAAATCGGAATTTTTCTGGCTATTTTTTATGTAATGGTTTTTCCTGGAAATATTGCGCAATATCTAAACGGAATAGATGCTCTTGGAATGAACACAGATCAGGCGCGATTGACCAGATTATTTTTTCAGCCGGTATTAATTTTATGGGCGCTATGGTCTTCCGGAGCAATTGGTTTTTTTAAGGGACTAAGACGCTAA